The genomic interval ttttggaaatgaaaaaatagtCCATTCATGAATGTAACTTTGTCCAAAGACTCTCATCTTAGACAGTTACCAGgtctttgtttttttccttttttttttacaggatcatttgcagctgaaaattttaccaaaattttttctttttccgtttgCAGCTAaagattttattccatttttatttgaatattttTGCCTTTCTTAATGTTGCAGGAATCCTGTACTTTGAGGTCTGTTGTAATGAGTGCCTATAGTAAGTGCAGAAATGTTCTCTACCTATCCTTCAGGCCTAGGattgaaattataatttttttttattatggcaataaaaataaaaaaaataccttccAAGGATAATTTCTCACCTCAGGTCCAAGATGGATTTAAATATTTATAATATCTAGCTAAATCGGATTTCAAAGCTGAATTATCGTAAAGAGCTTGGACTAAGATCCGTTCCGTATTTTACATCCTCTGATAAAGTGGCCGGATCATTTGCCCTCTTTGTAAGAATGACTGGAGGGGATGGGGGAGGGTAAGGGGTTGTACTGAGGGGTAGAAGCCTTTCATGAACCATATATTAGTGGCCCACCATCTCTGGAATACATCATCCTGAGTctcttatttttatattataatgGATACAAAaacttttttcaaaaatattggcAGTGGGCATATAAATCATAGATTTTTGCAGCATAGCATTGCATATGTATTGGTGGATATTGGAACAAGGGTAGAAGCTCAACTAAGGAAtgacttaatagaaaaaaaaatgaatggtgGCTTGTTAAGTGCATAACTTTTCCTTTTTcaggtaaaagttaaaaaatttacCTTACAGCACATTCATAATATAAAACGGTTTTGTATCTCATTGCTAAACAaataaaaagcaatataatacAAATGGTCTTCCAAGATAATAAACATCCAAGCATTTACTGCCCCTTTTGCTTCATACATCATTGATTTCCTTTATGTATTTGAACACAAGGAGATAGCACGCCCCCTAGGGATTTGTATTGGTACTGTCAAGTCAACTAgacattttttgtaaaaattttttttcttttttactctaCAGTTCCTGTCCATTTTAGCTCTATTCACAGAGGCACTTTCAGCAAGTCAGTGAAGAAAGAATAAAGGCACTAGCAACTACCCAGATCGTTCTGTTCTCTAGAGTACTCATAGTAAATTCTAGAGGAATACAAAAAAAAGTCTATGGACGTCAAATGAGAAAAGCTAAGGAGATGTCTGCAATTTTTGTTTAACGCATACGGTTAATGGTAAATTACATTCTGAGGCTGTAGCAATATACATGCATCGGCACCAATTCAGTAAGTCTATGCTTTGCTTTTAATTTCTTCGGTATCAATACATACTGTTCATTTTGACTTTTATGAAGTCGTATAGTTACCCTaggattttattattattattattattttttttttttaagaattatgCCTGGAGATAAATTAGCATATTCCCCTGAGATAAaactacaggaaaaaaaaaaatcagtaggCCCTTAAATTCCATCTGGCTCCTAATCCAAAAAGAACATTgactttttaaattattatttttttttttttttctataatactgATATCATGCATAAATTACTTCAGATTACACCTTTAGTCAAATAGGCCATAATGCTGAATACTTTAACATGCGTGGTCTTCAGTCAAGGTTATTGTCTCCGTTTGGACTTACTATGCATTTACATACAGTACTGTAAATTACTAATttaaaatttgtatttatttttatttttttttgtatttttatttttctgaaattAGGAGTGCACTTTTGGTGAATGCAAATaatagcaattaaaaaaaaaaggcagaaataaaaaaaaatgaatcatgTTCTTCTTTAAACGGGTAAAGGCTGCGGCGTCTTGCGCCGCGAGCCCGTTGCATTTCACACGAAAAGCCAAAGGGTTTAAAGGAgacgcgcaaaaaaaaaaatgtaaaaaaaaatttttggaaaaGAAAACTTATCCCCCACATTGGTTGAGGTAACATTTCAGGCATGCTAGATTACCAAATAAATACAATAGGTATCAAATTGAAAAAACATGCTAATGATTAATACCATTGTGCTGTATTGCAACAAgaatgggggggggagggggagaagggcGACAGGGTAAAAAGATTAGGGGGTTGCATCCAAGTTTTGTGAAccaaatagaaataaaaatcaGGTTgatatcatctgcatataagaAAGAAAACTCTAGCAGCAATTGCAGATGtatgtctttttttccatttaaatgaCTTAGTATTGTATAAGTCCCTGTCCCTTTAAGATGAAGCAAAGTCATGAATTGATTCCTAAGGTGCTTTATGAATCAGTAGGTCATCAGTAAGTGCATATTATTTCATTGGATAGTAATACACTTCTTCAGATCAAAGTGTTTTTGCATACttcattgttaaccccttcctttAGATGCACTTCCTCGGATGCTCTACGTAGTTGTCTTTGAAAATCTACTGTAAATCCATGCATATCTCTTTAAATCAATGGTCGCCATTTGAAATTTTAAGATTGACAAGCAAGAAGGGAGAGGGGGGGGGTTTGAAAGTGTTAATTACTTGCTGTCCTggcggttgtttttttttttttaaccctttcactattACAACTGGTTAGGAGATACTTCCCCCAAGATCCAGTTAGAAGAAGAAGAGACAAAAAAATATcccatttaaaaataaatgattACTAGTTATCTTTCACGGATCCTGAAAGCTTCTTTTTGATTCGCTGAGCACAATTTCGCAATGCAACAATGCATTAACGATGAAAAGGTAAAGCATTCAAAGACTAGTTTTAAAGCATCTACAGAAAGTGGCAGAGCCATTGACCTCCTGCAGGTGCGGACCTTCATCTACACATCTGTTAGTAGCTTGTTTTTGTTAACACAGTTCTGATTGGCTACGGTGCAGTTGCCAGTTCTGAGATTTGCCTCTCTAAAATTATCTATGCTATTATTCAGATCCTCTTCGATCTCCATGTACTCAGATTTGCTCATAGTAGAAGAACTGCGTCGACTCATGTCACTCTCAGAGGCTAAATTGGGGCAACTAACATGAAGTAACTGAGCCTGTTCCTCCCCTTCAGTTTCTCGGTGGTAGAAGTAGTTGAAGTTGGACACAATGACAGGTACAGGAAGGGCAATTGTCAGGACACCAGCAATGGCACACAAGGAGCCCACGATTTTGCCTCCAATTGTCACAGGGTACATGTCACCATAGCCCACAGTGGTCATGGATACCACCGCCCACCAGAAAGCATCAGGGATACTTGTAAAATGAGAGTCATCCTCTTCTGCTTCAGCAAAGTACACTGCGCTGGAGAACAAGATGACCCCAATGAATAGAAAAAAGATTAGCAACCCTAGTTCTCTCATGCTAGCTTTCAAGGTTTGTCCCAAAATCTGGAGGCCCTTAGAATGTCTGGAGAGTTTGAAGATTCTAAAGACTCTTACCAGTCTGATGACCCTCAGGATGGCCAAAGATGTTGCCTGCTCCCCTTTTTGGGGACCATCTTGCTCGGCCATTTCAGTCCCCAAGGTGATAAAGTATGGGATGATGGCCACTATGTCAATAAAGTTCATGATGTTCTTAAAGAACTCCGGTTTGCTGGGACAAGCAAAGAACCTTACCACCAATTCAAAGGAGAACCAGATGATGCAGAGGGTTTCCACCACAAAGAAGGGATCCGTGAAGATGTTGGATTTGAAGAAAACTGTACTGTTGTCCACCTTTCGACTGAAGATCCGGTCTTCCTTCAACTCTGGCAAAGTCTCCAAGCAAAAAATAACAATAGAGATGAGGATTACCATGACTGAAATGATGGCAATGATCCTGGCTGGTCCTGAGCTCTCAGGGTACTCAAACAAAAGCCACACCTGACGCTGGAACTCTCTTTCTGGCAAAGGGCGCTCCTcttcctttataaagccctcatcCTCACGAAATTTCTCCATCGCTTCTTCCCCTAGTTCATAAAACTTGATCTCTTCTGAAAACATATCCAGGGGTACATTGACTGGCCTGCGGAGCCTGCCCCCAGACTGGTAGTAATACAATATGGCGTCAAAACTTGGCCTGTTGCGATCAAAAAAGTACTCGTTCCTAAGAGGGTCAAAATAGCGCATCCTCTTTTTGGGGTTCCCAAGCAAAGTATTAGGGAATTGGGCTAGGGTCTTTAACTGGGTCTCAAAGCGTAACCCAGCCACATTGATGACCACCCTCTCGCAGCACTCATGATCCTCATGGTCTGGCTGGTAGCTGTCTTGAGGGTGCCCAGGTAGGGCTGAGGTCTCGTCCATGTTCTCCCCAGCAATCACGGTCATTTTTCTGCAGGGGAGGAGGGGTGGGGGAGGA from Rhinoderma darwinii isolate aRhiDar2 chromosome 3, aRhiDar2.hap1, whole genome shotgun sequence carries:
- the LOC142748776 gene encoding potassium voltage-gated channel subfamily A member 1 — encoded protein: MTVIAGENMDETSALPGHPQDSYQPDHEDHECCERVVINVAGLRFETQLKTLAQFPNTLLGNPKKRMRYFDPLRNEYFFDRNRPSFDAILYYYQSGGRLRRPVNVPLDMFSEEIKFYELGEEAMEKFREDEGFIKEEERPLPEREFQRQVWLLFEYPESSGPARIIAIISVMVILISIVIFCLETLPELKEDRIFSRKVDNSTVFFKSNIFTDPFFVVETLCIIWFSFELVVRFFACPSKPEFFKNIMNFIDIVAIIPYFITLGTEMAEQDGPQKGEQATSLAILRVIRLVRVFRIFKLSRHSKGLQILGQTLKASMRELGLLIFFLFIGVILFSSAVYFAEAEEDDSHFTSIPDAFWWAVVSMTTVGYGDMYPVTIGGKIVGSLCAIAGVLTIALPVPVIVSNFNYFYHRETEGEEQAQLLHVSCPNLASESDMSRRSSSTMSKSEYMEIEEDLNNSIDNFREANLRTGNCTVANQNCVNKNKLLTDV